attcttatttttgttttaaaacataaatttaaaatttaagaattaagaattaaaatttaaatttaaattcaaattcttttaaacaaataatcaataaataaataaatgaaaaaaataaaaaaggaaggacaaaatacggtatctacatTACATGttgtattttctaaatgaGATAAACAACTTGCTAGAGCCTGGCAATGATGGAAAGACTTAATCTTGTACATGGGCCCGTCAGTCGATGCCGATGTCGATGTCGATGTCATAACTAAAGCATGaacaaaaaaggaacaaatgatatataattacatAAGAGACTTACTATACATACATAAAAACACTCCAAATAACTTTAGGAGGGGtagcaatttgattttgaaatgcgtagtaaaaatttagaatgtgCGAAATGTGTGCAAGATGAAACATAAGAGCCTAAGAGACTTACTAAACATTCAAAAAAATACTCGAAATGGCTTGGGACGGGTAGCAATTTGATTTCGAAACTCATagtgaaagtttaaaatgtgCGAGATGTGtgcgagataaaatataaaggCCTAAGAGACTTACTAAACATGCACAGAAACACTCCAAATGACTTAGGAGAGGTagcaatttaatttcaaaatgcaTAGTGAAAGTTTAGATTGTGCAAGATGCATGTGAGACGCATGGAAGATAAAACATAAGGGCATAAGAGACTTACTAAACATGCATAAAAACACTCTAAATGACTTTGGAGGGGTAGTAATTGGATTTCGAAACTCatagtgaaagtttgaaatgtgCGAGATATGTGCGAGATTCAATATAAGGGCCTAAGAGACTTACTAAAAATGCATAAAAACACTTCAAATGGCTTAAGAGGggtatcaatttaatttcaaaatgcaCAGTGAAAGTTTGGAATGTGCGAGATGCATGTTGTCTACAAGATAAAACATAAGGGCCTAAGAGGCTTACTAAACACTCATAGAATCACTCCAAATGGCTTAGGAGTGGTAGCAATTTGATTTCGAAAAGCatagtgaaagtttgaaatatgcgagatgtgtacgagataaaatataaaggCCTAAGACTTACTAGACATGTATAGAATCACTCCAAATGGCTTAGGAGGAGTagcaatttgattttaaaacacatagtgaaaaattgaaatgtgtGAGATGCATGCGAGATATGTGTGAGATAAAACATAAGTGCATAAGAGGCTTACTAAACCGAATTGCTTGCATtcctaaatatatattgtaacaCCTTGAACAATTTCTAGACATATATAAACattgcatttttctttaaagtatGTAATACTTTGAAGGAAATAGATGCTTTGAGGTTGtcttaattataaaacatGTCAGATAGTGTTGTTCAGagttattttcttctagaaatCTATATGAATGATCATATATCATCTTCAAACCTAGTAATAATAGTGAACCAAAAAGAATCTTTCTCACTCAAGCAAATACTAAGAACTTGTAACAAAGTTTTTCTACTAACAAGGTTGCCCAACGTCTCCTTGAGAAGCTCTAAAATGATGCAGCAGCTTATAGGATAAACTGGTATTGAAATTTCTAAGCAGTGCAAAACTACTGACACATGATGATGAGGCAATTCAGGCAAAAGGAAAGACCAATCCATAAAATCAGAGGCTAAGAgggattaaagaaaagttcAGTTAGTTTCAGTGGAATCAATTCCAAGTCTatccaagaagaagaaactatagGACTACTAGTAAGAGGAAAGCCTACCATCCAAAGGATTCAACACATATAGTTCAAACTACAATTTCATATCTTTCACctttattaaagaaattgatCATATTCAATGCTACCTAGTTTCAATTTACAAAAGATCCTATTCAATGTTACctagtttcaattttcaaataggCTAAGAAACACCCAACAACTATCACagatttatataaaattatatataaaaaatacatacaaGAGGAAATCACCTATTGAAATTTGGCGAAGAAAAGTCGCGATGAGAGGTTTCAACTACTACAAGAAAGCTCCGACGTCCCAACGAAAACTGAAAACTACAATGGTGAACATTGATCGTAGAGAGACAACGTTCAACAAATCAACGAAAACTAAACGTTCACCGGAACGTTTAGGTCCCAACAAAAATTGTAATGGAGAGGCGATGAACGACAATAGAGGAGCGATGAACGACATTGTAGTAGAAGTGGGAAATCtcaaaaaaaattggaggaGAAGAACGCGAatgtgtttcttttatttctttctttacgTTTTGTTTTACCGTTGAAAAGAAGGGAAGAGAAGGTAAAATTAATGAATGGTAATTTAGACAATTTACCCTCTATTTGTtctgaaaatcaattttatcaaaatcaatCCCAAAAATCTTTTATCCCTCcaattttgacatattttcggcaaatttcaatattttggtgttttgttaccttcataaaaattaaccctattttaacctaaaattaaaataaaaattttacccattatttctatttttttatacatataataaaaagaaatcctCAACATCAGCATCATGGTCACGAATTGATCATACGTACTAGGGGTGTAATCgaattgggttgggttgtgAGACATTCTCAATCCACAATCCAACCCGTAAAATATGAGTTAGGTTGGGTTGAAAATCGAACGGCAAGGAGAGGGAGGAAATAGACAGTGAAGACATGAGGGATGAACGAAGGGTCGAACGACGTAGACAGTAGATGAGGAACGAACGGTGGAGAGGGGAAGATATCCAAGCTGACAAACGACGAAGAGAAGGAGATCTGAGAAGACGAACGACCGACAAAAAGGGAGTAGATCTAATTAGACGAAGGCGAAAAGGGAGAAGATATGAGAAGACGAACGGTCAGCAAAAAGGAATGAGATTTAAGAAGACGAACGACGAAGAGGAAGAGATCTGAGAAGAGAGGCAAAGTGGAAGAGACATGAGAAGACGACGCACAATGTGAGGAGGAGAAAAGGGAGGAAAGGAAAGCAATATAAGAATCCACTTACTAaccttattattttttaaaagttttaataaataaataatatatatatttatatatatatatattatattaattcggATTGGGTTAGGTTGAACTGAATTTTTCAATCCTTCAACCTGAGACTCaaccaaacccaaaaaaatatagtttttttaaccTAATTCAATccacattttaatttgaaagatttagaaaaaacacCTAAATTTAATACgaaatttcacaaatgtcctaaaccaaaatttattttcttattagtATTTCGTAgatttttaggaaaattttaaccttattttcattatttattatatataattttcgaaattaatttcaaatcattttcttattcaaatttattaggtAAATGAtaacttctttatttatgCTACTAATTAATGTATgattttattatgaaaataatttgttattaatataaaataaaatcttttctaatatgaaataatgtaataattaaatataaacctatataactattttcatcATCTTATTAAGAATTAGGAAATTTCTTCGGGCGTCGGCAAGAAGTTCTTTATCATTTCTTgtgtgatttgttacatatatactaccgtatatatttaataatacatacacatattcttttttatgttttgtgatttttttttattgcgtatatataccaatatatacacatattatatattcattcgatattttttttatttcttacataTAGGCTActgaataattcattttatgttttgtgattttttacatatatattattgcatatattcaataatacatacatatatttttttttcttcatgttttGTGATATTTTCTTACTGCACTTATATACCATTGTATATATAGATTATGtattcaatcaattttttttaaattttttattcttacatatatactactccataatacatatattttatgtgatttgttacatatatactacttaatatattcaataatatataaatgatgttattttcaatatacTCAATATACCCTAATGTATTTCGAATACgaaatataaattcttactAACCTTAAATGTTTGGCAAATTTTTTCGAAAGATTCCTATACCAGTCAGCCACTGATGTTCTTATTATTTACCGTTTATACTTTCACCAATCTTTTATTATTCGACgtcttttataaagaaaatagaatcaATATTCAACGTATTCAAATAATGAaacttttaccttttttataaaaagaaattctaaaCCGTAACCCACATATTTGACTGCTCTCATTGTTGGTCCACcttctataaacaaattaatataagaacctttagtttataaaatatacactgaattattcaatatatactatacttagatgaaatatatgaaaaacaatacaaaaaaaaaaaaaaaacggagTAAGAGATTAGAAAGTGAGAGATCTAGgggagattttttttaacaaaataaccaaaacaaaaataattatgaaatttttttattataatattaccaTAATAGAATTGTTCATTTaccatatttacataaaatatctaataaatacaaatattaattatactccactatttttttacttctattttttaatatattattaataataaatatggatAATTTAGTCATTTGGGAccttatatttatgtaaaatattagttaattgAAGACATTTAtcaaaaatttgagaaatttatgTCAATGTTGTATACAACTTTAGTCAAAGaacattttaactttaacCTAATCTAATTCACATAATATGGATTGAACTTGGGTTAACCTATATTCTTACCCCACCCCACGATCAACAGAGGATGAAAAGTTGACTGCCGCCACGGTTTCCAAAATCTAACGGTCAActatttttagagaaaatggTTGCATGTAGTACCGAACGCAGAGAATCGTGGGTTACTTCGTGTTTGGCCGatctttccatcttctttgaAGCAAAGAGAAGAGGAGAGAAGAGAAGGGAAGGCAACTGAAAGCGAGTTGTTTCCACATCCAATCACTCACCTCATTTTCCAATCCAACTTCAAAATTCctctattcattttaattttctcaaaccCATCTTTCGTTTCAacgaatttctttttcctatttctcTGATCTCGGTTTTGATCTCACGATCTCTCCAATCTCCTTCTTATTTCTCCATGGAGGAGCAGCAGCAGAAGACGCCGAAGAATCAAGAAATCCAAGATGATCACGAAGACAATGAAGCAATTGAGCTTGTTCTCTTTCAAGTTCCGGAATGTTATGTCTATTTGGTGAGTCAAATTATGCCCTGCGCCTCTCACACAAATCCAGGTTCTTAGTTACTTCTGATGCATAATTCTTAAGCTTTCTGTGGCCTTCTTTTGTGATTACTCAAATGTGAACTCGTTGTTAGCACTGTACTTGATTGTATAGTATACTCTTGGGAATTGCTGATATCATGTTTTGGCATTTTTTTGTGCATTTGTCGTATCGGTATCTTCCCTTTCTTGTGCTTACGTCCTATTTCTACGTTTGGAAATCATGCAATTGAGGTATCTTCGTTATGAAGATGTTTCATATCTCGTTGGTGcgtgtaatttttgtttgtggtGCTGCGTTTCTGTATCCACATTTTGCCTTCTTGGTGGATGACGTTTGTAtgaaaaatgtgagaaaaCTAATGTACTGTATTTGCTGGTTTTTGACTTCTTTATAATCTAAACATACAACATATTTTTGTGTGTATGTATGATGGTATTAGGTTCTGTTGGTTATTTTATGTCATCAAATTACCTGGTTTTCTAGtacttaatttgattttttatgatttCCTGCAGATACCGCCAAGAAAAACTGCAGCTTCCTACAGGTTTTAATTGTTCCTTGTTAAACAAAGAATAATACTATAAATTGCAATATGTTGACTAATATTGTGCCTCTGTGTCAAATTGGTGATTTCATTATTTGGTTTTCCAATATAATGTCTCCTGTTGGCTTATAATTCCTAATATAAGTTATAAGAGAATATAACGagtaaaagaatttgaaagtaCATCGTTAGATCTAGAAATATCTCCCAAGACGTGCATTTGTTCTTTGATGAGTCTTATGTGCTTTTCATATCCTCATACTAGTACAACTTTTATTGCACTGACATAGTTTCTGGCCttgactttaaaatatatgccCACTCACTCAATAGCTGTTCATTATTATCTTTGGTAGGGCCTGTCAGCACCTAACTAACACTGAATAATGGGAACACAAAGGACCACACTTTAGAACTGAAGTGAAAATGTTACACACCACAATAATAGCTTTTAGCATTCAAGAGTCACTGAACTGTTGTCTCTTACGCTTAGTGATTATGATCGTTCTAGTTATATTGAATGACTAACTGATACGACTGAAATTAAAATGTTCCTTGCCTTTCAAACATGTAGAATCTCTACCTCACCtcaaaggcaaaaaaaaaaatagtggcaataaaaataaagttctgtttattgttttatttcattttaccAATGGAAGCtcagtttctatttttttatatataaaaaaagttatctaTTCATTACAATGCAAAATTTGACATTATTATGAATATTCTTTTTGGAATGAAACATAGACATTTTGTTAACATAATGGCATTATAAAAGAGGGAAAAGTCCTATCAggatgatgatttttttttttcaatcggTCATGATAATAGATTTgcttaattacaaaaaggaGGACCCAATTTACACCAACTAAGGAGACAATAAAACGATAGATGTGAGAAAACCCACATCTAAATTGAGCCAAGgaatcttctcttctttcttctaagGATGCCCAGAGTCCCGAATACTTCAAAAACAAAGTCCCAAAAGGTTCTTGCCTGTTTGCACCAAGTAAATGGTTTTGGGATTCCTCATCCTTTTTATATAGAATGCAGCAGTTTGGTGAGATGGATATCCATATCCGTGGAGATCCTTTTTGAAGATTTGTCTTGTTTATTAAGACACAAATGGTTCAACTGCCAAATGAAAAACTTCACCTTTTTGAAATATGGACCTTTCCAGATGGAGAGGTAAAGATCTGTGCAGACAGTATTTCCCCGTTGATGATATGGATCTAATGAGAGAttctgaagaaaaaaatcccTTCTTGTTTCAAATGCCAACACCAAAAATTCATGGATCCATTTAGAGTAACCACATCAAGAGCATCGATAACATTGGTTGATTGAAGATCATAACAcgatagttttctttttccttccttttttttggTATGTTTTGTGTGTGAGTATATAGGTTTACATTGGTTTGTCCCTAGCTGTGAAGAACAGATACTTAGTTTGATAATATATCTTTATATCatgtttgatgttttataaatcCACCATTCATGCTCCTATCTAAAAAAATCCACTACATATGTTCACCATTTATGGCTTAGTTATGAAAATCCATTATATACTCGTCATTTAAAGCTTTGTTTTACACTTGTCTTCTGGTTAACTTAAGGGCTGATGAATGGGATGTGAATAAATGGGCTTGGGAGGGAAAACTAAAAGTCCTTAGCAAGGGAGAAGAATGCATTATCAGACTTGAAGATAAGAGCACAGGTGAGACCATCTCTTAGTTTTTTCCTACAAAAGTATTGCGTATCTGTAGTATTAAAATGGTAggtcaattaaataattgctGATTAGGTGTAGTTGGTGTGCTTCTAAAGACCAActgattatttttataataggTGAGTTATATGCTCGGGCGTTCTTGAGAGATGGAGAAAAGCATCCAGTTGAACCTGTAATTGATAGCAGCAGGttgatttcattttgaattgaattctAATTGATTTAGTTATAACATTCTTTGTTGGCCTAATCTTGTATGCCTAAATTGCAAGTTTTGTCGAGATTGCTAGTCCAAGTAACTAACTGCTGTTGTAGTTGGCGTCTAAAAGTTAGAGAAGCTCAGTTGTTCAGATGGATATATTTATTGGCATTTTTATCTTGTTTTAACGCTTATTTAAAGATGCAATGTTTGACTATTGCAGATATTTTGTTCTTCGCGTGGAAGAGAATATTGGTGAGATGACCATCTTTTCCACCCACATTTTCGATCTAATAACTGATCTCATTATAGAACACTAGCTGGTTCGCATTTATGtgtaatttttaatctttggTCAATTTAGTAATTCATTCTTCCCCCCCTGTCTCACGTGACCTGATGTTCACTCCTTGAATCAAGCAATAACATAAAGTAATACCACAAAATGTTTCAATGAAGTAATTCCTTCACATAAAATGCCATCTGTCTACATTCTTGCATGAATGGCGCTGAAATAGCTGTAATGGGGTACTTATTTGTGAAACATGGGACGGGCTAACACTTGAGTAATCAATAAATGTGAAAGATCTCTATGTATGTATATGCAGATGGTCGCCTCCGGCACGCATTTATTGGCATAGGATTTCGAGAAAGAACCGAGGCTTATGACTTCCAAGCAGCTTTGCACGATCATATGAAGTACATACCTTCTACTCtgccattattttatttttcatctagTTGATCTTCCTAAACATAGAATTTGCTTGGGAATCTTTGAATGTTGATTTGTTCTACCATTAGTAAACCTAATGCACTTTTTACATCCATTTTCTGGAAAAAGATATCTCAACAAAAAGAAGAGTGCAGAAGAGATGGAACAACAGTTCCAGAATACATCCTCGGTTGATTATAGTTTGAAAGACGGGGAGACTATAGTACTTCAATTAAAAAGCAGAGTAAGCTCATTTTCAAGTCGTTGGTTGCTTCATTGTGATTTATCTCATCTTAACACTTTCTTTGTTATCATCACCAACAGAAAAGCACTAGCAACGTCAAGAAGTCTACTGAGCTGGATCATGTGAAAGTTTCCTCattagaagaagaaggcaacacaaaaaaagattcaattttttgtatCAGACCGCCTCCACCTCCTCCAGCTCCACTTTCACCTGTTGCATCCCAAAAATCTCCTAAAAATCTACCACCAAATATCAATTTGGAAGAACCTTCTAAGCAAAAAGATACGGAACCTGCAAAAGAAGACACCAATGATGCTGAAGTTCAAAGCACACTTGATATACCTGACGACGATTTTGGAGATTTCCAGACAGCTGCGTGAGATGACATGGAACTTTGTACATTCTCGAGTACTCTCATCGATCTTCGGTTTCCAGTAGATTCTGCACTACaaattgtttagtttttacaaGAGATCTTATGTACTGTTGTTAAACCTGTGTTGTGAAATTAGCTTGAAGAGTTTCCAATAAAGAGTGATCCCAAAATTATGTGATGTTACCATTCTGGGTGGTTCAATTATAAATGTGACGAAGCCAAGTGAAAGGGACAAAAGAGAATATGGAATATCGTAGAAAGTTCTCTCAAGTTTTATCTTGCTGCCTTTTCATTTCAATCCTGGATGATCAATTTAGATCATTTGTTTTATAGctacttttttctaattccATTTAAAATCAACTCAAATCTACATAAGTTTATTCTCTAAGTATCTCACTAATAATTAAGTGGCTTAACAAtagtattaattataatgtACTATTCTTTCtgaattgagaaaaatggaGGAAGACGGTCAATggaaaatctaaataaatagagagaatgtaaatgaaaaataacttGGTGAAGACAAGCTTGGGGAGATGAAATTTCTTCAAACTAATgcttcaattttgtattaaagGGCCAACAAATAgcttaacaaattaatttatattaaaaagagcttaacttaatttttctatgaGTATCCACGAGAATTGTGGTTCCAATACCCATAGGCCATAACCCCAattgttgtaaaaaaaaaaagggttttcTACGCTAGTAGCCTATTTAAATAGACGCAATTACACTAAGAACCTAAAGTTGccatttcttttacaaatagCCTAATGAATTAAGATATTACACAAAACTTAGATTCACTTTGCCAACACAtctatctatatctatattatatataaatgtttcaacgtgaagaaacttttttctcttcattatACCcttgagtttagttttatgttCCAAATCACACTTTAGATTTATggtaaattcatttttaatttttttgtaatataaataattataaaagactTGTCCTCTCCCACTactttttgaattaattatacttaagtttagttaaattaaaatatgccAGGTAAAAAGTAAGAATGCAAATAGTTTTTCATTTAGCCACtactttcttaattaattatacttaAGTTTAGTGAAATTAAAGTATTGAGGATGTGAAAAGTTGGAATGcaaatgatttttcatttcattttagaaattaattcaaaagtttaCAGAAGGAACGTAGAGGTTGGGCGTTTTAGCTAAcgtttaattaattcaaacattttagCTAAcgtttaattaattcaaatgtttagctgttgagaaagaaagaacataGAGGTTGGGCGTTTTAGCTAACGTAAAAAAGGAGTTTCTCATAACTCACTTGGGCGTTTGCACTAAAATTGGTCTTGAAAGTTCATAATTTGAGTCTATTTTATTGAAGAAGGTTGTTGAACATTTTGGATATGAGAAAGTTGACGTTTTGGATAAGATAAGGCGAGAAGGTCAGTTCGCTAGTGAAGCTGAGTAAGGTACACTCCCAGAAGGCTACATAACACataatttgtgttttgatCTAAAAGTTTGAGGACAGAAAGTTAACGCATTTTAGCAAAACTTTACAAAAGGaagttttatcaaaagagttacgaattttaagttataatttttctaagaCGGGTTATGTAGTATGAGCGAGAAAGTAGGCGAGATGGTCTTGGAAGTTAGCTATACGTTTTGGACAACTATGTGGCATGATAAGGGTTTTGAATGATTTTACTCTAAAAAGAATTTCCTTTTGAgtatattttctatattggGGCTGCTCATTTAATTTAGGAAAGGGAAAGCTGAGTTTGAGCtaaaagaagagaggaaggTCATTCTCTAGTAAGAACTGAACAATCTTTACTCCAAGGGGGTTACAAAATGCATTCAATTGAATCTTTTACTGAAATTTTGTGGTAATATTATTAAGGCATTTTGCAACAACTttgtagaaaatatttttatttgagttatggattttaagttataagGCTCTAAAGAAGAGGCTGAGTTCTGTCCGAGAATGAGGTTTTGGGTAGTGGCCGAGTTTAAGAAATTAGCATGGCATGTTGGGCATGcgttttagttttagaaaggtttttctaaacattttgGGACTGTGTTTGATGTTTTAGAATAAAAGGGAGTTAATTGGAGTCACTTTCCATCATTTCTGGACAAGAGAAAATCAGACAAGCTTGTCGACCAAGGGTTTGATCTGCGATCTATGAGTGAAAAATGAGTTTACTAaagttatttcaaatttgatttatgaaATGATTTCTAAATAATGATTCTAATATGTTTTACAAGCTATTATTTAAGTATGCTTTTAAgtgaattttatttcaatttatcaGCATGTTTATGAAAAGTGTTAAAGCATGATATTTAGAAAAGTATTCTAAAGCATGagtttataaacatttttagcaagtatgtgtatatatgatTTACAGgaaatgatttatgaaaagCATGATTTTAATAGAATGTTTTTACAGAGAAAATCATGGTACTCTATATACTGAGTTCTCGATGGTCAATGTGCACAATTAGGGGGTATAGAGGTTTGCTGACCACTTAGCCACTGCCACCGAGTTCAGGCAAGAATAGTATGATCAATGCTCTACTATCTTGATCGAGTTCAGGCAAGAATAGTATGACCAAAGGTGCTCTTCTATCCTGACAGAGTATTTAATCGAGGTTTAGCAAGATAGTATGACAGAAGACACTCTGCTatcttgtttatgtttttcagGGTGTAGAGTATACAGAGCTAAGTGAGTATTTAAATGTTAGAAAATGTTTAGTCTAGAGAGACTTCTTAAAAGATTTTACAGCatgtttataaaatgtttaaagtatgattgttttaaaagtttgtattATAAAACCATCACTCACAGGGC
This DNA window, taken from Cucumis sativus cultivar 9930 chromosome 6, Cucumber_9930_V3, whole genome shotgun sequence, encodes the following:
- the LOC101216113 gene encoding uncharacterized protein At1g03900, whose translation is MEEQQQKTPKNQEIQDDHEDNEAIELVLFQVPECYVYLIPPRKTAASYRADEWDVNKWAWEGKLKVLSKGEECIIRLEDKSTGELYARAFLRDGEKHPVEPVIDSSRYFVLRVEENIDGRLRHAFIGIGFRERTEAYDFQAALHDHMKYLNKKKSAEEMEQQFQNTSSVDYSLKDGETIVLQLKSRKSTSNVKKSTELDHVKVSSLEEEGNTKKDSIFCIRPPPPPPAPLSPVASQKSPKNLPPNINLEEPSKQKDTEPAKEDTNDAEVQSTLDIPDDDFGDFQTAA